Proteins from a genomic interval of Diaphorobacter sp. HDW4A:
- a CDS encoding MFS transporter produces the protein MNGTLRPGVQQLLFGWVNFALTAPAIYLWLGLPLIMRQQGWSGTEIGVFQLAGLPAVFKALLAIPVERWLLRRRSALSSDPAFDPSNRVLAWQRWAWLTGGGFTLCLLALAAVGEDAGKGTLFALALLAALLSTWADIPVQALAIGLLPPQARPLAGGIRAAATFAGAVVGGGLMLLLQQARGWALPFLILAAAVSSALVIVAVLGRGSAPSPQAMSSGAAVSRLAPWRVWRGFFQQPGAPAWTLLLAGQFPFVAAAWVFLKPLLLDHGLPAAQVALVAGVGGGALGAGASLAAGWVRRERLMSMAWLSAWANVLALGLFAAVLGFQLGVEARWGLLAGSAALALAMGLASSLAFALMMEFSRDACRATDYGLQAGLFALSRVLVPPVAGLLLDRFGDAAMLGALAALALCTALAGRRLRQGASTS, from the coding sequence ATGAACGGTACGCTGCGTCCTGGCGTCCAGCAGCTGCTGTTTGGTTGGGTGAACTTTGCGTTGACGGCGCCCGCCATCTACCTCTGGCTGGGCCTGCCATTGATCATGCGGCAACAGGGTTGGTCGGGTACGGAGATCGGTGTCTTTCAACTCGCCGGTCTGCCCGCTGTGTTCAAGGCGCTGCTGGCGATTCCGGTGGAGCGCTGGCTGCTCCGGCGGCGCTCTGCCTTGTCGTCGGATCCAGCGTTCGACCCGTCGAACAGGGTCTTGGCCTGGCAGCGCTGGGCTTGGCTGACGGGCGGCGGCTTCACGCTGTGCCTGCTGGCTCTGGCGGCAGTGGGTGAGGATGCCGGCAAGGGAACGCTCTTTGCGCTGGCCCTGCTGGCGGCCCTGCTGTCCACCTGGGCCGACATCCCGGTGCAGGCGCTGGCCATCGGGCTGCTGCCACCTCAGGCCCGGCCGCTGGCCGGCGGCATCCGCGCTGCGGCCACGTTTGCAGGTGCAGTCGTGGGCGGTGGCCTCATGCTGCTGCTCCAGCAGGCCAGGGGCTGGGCGCTTCCTTTCCTGATTCTGGCCGCAGCTGTGTCGAGCGCCTTGGTGATCGTCGCTGTGCTGGGCCGTGGATCCGCTCCATCGCCGCAGGCGATGTCTTCAGGGGCCGCCGTGTCGAGGCTGGCGCCCTGGCGTGTCTGGAGAGGCTTCTTTCAGCAGCCGGGGGCGCCGGCCTGGACGCTGCTGCTGGCCGGGCAGTTTCCTTTCGTCGCGGCCGCCTGGGTGTTCCTCAAACCGCTGCTGCTGGACCATGGACTGCCCGCTGCGCAGGTGGCGCTGGTCGCCGGTGTGGGGGGAGGGGCCTTGGGCGCTGGCGCCAGCCTCGCGGCAGGCTGGGTGCGGCGGGAGCGCCTGATGTCGATGGCGTGGCTGTCGGCGTGGGCCAATGTGCTGGCCCTCGGGTTGTTTGCCGCTGTCCTGGGTTTTCAGCTTGGCGTGGAGGCGCGTTGGGGACTGTTGGCGGGCAGCGCCGCGCTGGCCCTGGCGATGGGGCTGGCGTCTTCGCTCGCCTTTGCCTTGATGATGGAGTTCTCTCGCGATGCCTGCCGGGCCACCGACTACGGCCTGCAGGCCGGGCTGTTCGCGCTGAGCCGCGTGCTGGTGCCGCCCGTGGCGGGCCTGCTGCTTGACCGTTTTGGCGACGCGGCGATGTTGGGTGCACTGGCGGCGCTCGCGCTGTGCACGGCGCTGGCCGGACGCCGTCTGCGGCAAGGAGCGTCCACGTCATGA
- a CDS encoding saccharopine dehydrogenase NADP-binding domain-containing protein, with protein sequence MTNKRDDVTVVADPAVLVVGGYGAVGGGIVRALLRDSPCHVLVAGRSLERARAFCQAHGPRTTAVALRDEDFSLIEVLPHRITVVVNCVEEASLRIAPQCQAAGVHYVDVSATASVLDAVQTRWALGEGRRSCAVLSVGVAPGLTNLLVRQACDHLGPLRHVDVTVLLGAGEVHGLAAIRWTLDRLGAAFTLQTPAGPRAVRAFGDSRPVRLAAPYGRRTAYRFDFSEQHTLPRTLALQSAAAWLCFDSRLVTQAFAWMARLRVRRWLPLDGLAKSLAWAAAHAPVGGNGFMVQVDALSQAGDRASWAVAGEGEAACTAAVAAWVARTLLAGRLTPGAHHIEEVLTLDEALAGCAPVLRRVGFDPM encoded by the coding sequence ATGACGAACAAGAGAGATGACGTGACGGTGGTCGCCGACCCGGCGGTACTGGTTGTCGGCGGCTATGGCGCGGTGGGGGGCGGCATCGTCCGCGCCCTGCTGCGCGACAGCCCCTGCCATGTGCTGGTCGCTGGACGCAGCCTGGAGCGGGCTCGCGCGTTCTGCCAGGCCCATGGCCCTCGGACGACGGCGGTTGCCTTGCGTGATGAGGATTTCTCGCTGATCGAGGTGTTGCCGCACCGAATCACCGTGGTGGTCAACTGCGTCGAAGAAGCGAGCCTGCGAATCGCCCCGCAGTGCCAGGCCGCCGGCGTTCACTACGTCGACGTCTCGGCCACGGCTTCGGTGCTGGATGCAGTGCAGACCCGATGGGCGCTGGGCGAAGGTCGGCGCTCCTGTGCGGTCCTGAGCGTCGGCGTCGCGCCGGGGCTCACCAATCTGCTGGTGCGCCAAGCCTGCGACCACCTGGGGCCGCTGCGGCACGTGGACGTCACGGTGCTGCTGGGTGCAGGCGAGGTCCACGGCCTGGCCGCCATCCGCTGGACGCTGGACCGTTTGGGCGCCGCGTTCACGCTCCAGACCCCAGCCGGTCCAAGAGCGGTTCGGGCCTTTGGCGATTCGCGGCCGGTGCGGCTCGCAGCGCCCTACGGCCGAAGAACCGCCTACCGCTTCGACTTCTCGGAGCAGCACACGCTGCCGCGTACCCTGGCTTTGCAGTCGGCCGCTGCCTGGCTGTGTTTCGATTCCCGGCTGGTGACGCAGGCCTTTGCCTGGATGGCGCGCCTGCGCGTTCGGCGGTGGCTGCCGCTGGACGGCTTGGCGAAGTCACTGGCCTGGGCGGCCGCGCATGCGCCGGTCGGCGGCAATGGATTCATGGTCCAGGTCGATGCCCTCAGCCAGGCTGGGGATCGCGCGAGTTGGGCCGTCGCCGGAGAGGGGGAGGCGGCATGCACGGCTGCGGTGGCCGCCTGGGTGGCTCGCACGCTGCTGGCTGGCCGTCTGACACCGGGCGCCCATCACATTGAGGAGGTGCTGACGTTGGACGAGGCGTTGGCGGGTTGCGCGCCAGTCCTTCGGCGGGTGGGGTTCGACCCGATGTAG
- a CDS encoding DUF3016 domain-containing protein: MTTRTFRALCCVAALSAPVPPAAADVGVQFVHPEHYADAGDYGVRSQRNLESIRRHLQALGDRCLPAGHTLDIRITDLDLAGRHEWWRPGTYDVRIMRGVTWPRADLEYLWKDAQGKVLAEQQERVSDMDYLSRSAFVRSDGDPLVYDKAMLTEWFERRFCPQHRG, translated from the coding sequence ATGACCACCAGAACGTTCCGCGCGCTGTGCTGTGTCGCAGCCTTGTCGGCACCCGTGCCGCCTGCTGCAGCCGACGTCGGGGTGCAGTTCGTCCATCCCGAGCACTATGCCGACGCGGGCGACTACGGCGTGCGCTCCCAGCGCAACCTTGAGTCCATCAGGCGGCACCTGCAGGCCCTGGGAGATCGCTGCCTGCCGGCGGGCCATACGCTGGACATCCGAATCACCGACCTCGACCTGGCGGGCCGACATGAGTGGTGGCGCCCTGGCACGTACGATGTGCGCATCATGCGCGGTGTCACGTGGCCGCGGGCGGACCTCGAGTACCTCTGGAAGGACGCTCAGGGCAAGGTACTCGCCGAACAGCAGGAGCGTGTTTCGGACATGGACTACCTGTCTCGCAGTGCCTTTGTCCGCTCCGATGGCGATCCGCTGGTGTACGACAAGGCCATGCTCACCGAGTGGTTCGAGCGGCGATTCTGTCCGCAACACCGTGGCTGA
- a CDS encoding DUF1173 family protein: MDAQRYSIAGQVYDALDPRLQEVLARVREGVDRPRCLCVPDGVEMYVARHRQYVVKRMPGTGGQHHPQCPSYEPDAQQSGLGELMGEAIIETLAGSVELRVDFPWVRVLGRGVAPGEPHDPGEINVPRRRMSLRALTHFLFERAGFNRWLPAMAGKRNQGVICKHLLEAAAEMIVKGQPLSQRLHVPELFSEASKAAAAQRRRDKLAVLQPRDGHSPLAVVLGEFKTCEATAFGRRVWIKHMPDAPLLIADKTWERARRAYAAYFEVQDADVGYRPRLVLTALIRAKREHVYEVDALSLMLTTEHWIPVEGAHEIELIHALVEQQRRFIKPLGYDARSTAGFPNALLTDTGAEPVALHVVSAFAEAKERAAKMQVIARISPPPWTWWTDQPMPTLPACAVC, from the coding sequence ATGGACGCTCAGCGCTATTCCATCGCCGGACAGGTGTATGACGCTTTGGATCCTCGCTTGCAGGAGGTTCTGGCGCGCGTGCGCGAGGGGGTGGATCGGCCGCGTTGCCTGTGCGTGCCTGACGGTGTCGAGATGTACGTGGCGCGCCACCGGCAGTACGTCGTCAAGCGCATGCCGGGCACTGGTGGGCAGCATCATCCGCAGTGCCCGTCCTATGAGCCGGATGCCCAGCAGTCCGGGCTCGGCGAACTGATGGGGGAGGCCATCATCGAGACCCTGGCGGGCAGCGTCGAGTTGCGCGTGGATTTTCCGTGGGTGCGCGTCCTCGGACGGGGTGTCGCGCCGGGCGAGCCCCATGATCCGGGTGAGATCAACGTCCCGCGTCGCCGGATGAGCCTGCGCGCCTTGACGCACTTCCTTTTCGAACGGGCGGGCTTCAATCGCTGGTTGCCCGCCATGGCGGGCAAGCGCAACCAGGGTGTCATCTGCAAGCACTTGCTGGAGGCTGCGGCGGAGATGATCGTCAAGGGACAGCCGCTTTCTCAACGCCTTCATGTTCCCGAGCTCTTCAGCGAAGCTTCGAAAGCTGCGGCCGCCCAGCGCCGCCGCGATAAGCTCGCGGTCCTGCAACCTCGTGATGGCCATTCGCCGCTGGCGGTGGTTCTGGGCGAGTTCAAGACCTGCGAGGCGACAGCGTTCGGGCGTCGCGTGTGGATCAAGCACATGCCCGACGCGCCGCTGCTCATCGCCGACAAGACCTGGGAGCGCGCTCGGCGGGCCTATGCGGCGTACTTCGAGGTGCAGGACGCAGATGTGGGCTACCGGCCGCGCTTGGTGTTGACGGCCTTGATCCGTGCCAAACGTGAGCACGTCTATGAAGTGGATGCGTTGAGCTTGATGTTGACGACCGAACACTGGATTCCGGTGGAGGGCGCGCACGAAATTGAACTCATCCACGCCCTGGTGGAACAACAGCGGCGTTTCATCAAGCCCTTGGGTTACGACGCGAGGAGCACGGCGGGGTTTCCGAACGCACTGCTGACTGACACCGGCGCCGAGCCAGTCGCCCTTCACGTGGTCAGCGCGTTCGCCGAGGCAAAGGAACGTGCGGCCAAAATGCAGGTGATTGCGCGGATATCGCCGCCGCCCTGGACCTGGTGGACCGATCAGCCGATGCCGACATTGCCTGCTTGTGCGGTGTGCTGA
- a CDS encoding class I SAM-dependent DNA methyltransferase, with protein sequence MAGAVLKQWLDRLGYAAEPAALHVRGAAISEAHPYALEIKSLLKPDGAVRAQAVFVVEGVPTVVFMADDQPLSASALDDVRKRIWNQNLATVVIELRDREAVALPVRKLQKAEQRFSLQEARPDGPFSALDVATANLSRRLPAWFDVKARVDSKLLANLSVTVSKLAGTGFRGAAKTSDRKRWAELLMGQVLFISYLEHREIVGVTYRGRRDVGELHDLVARMDREGVRVLVDRLRGDFNGDFLGDDRHDPWTALTDDGFDFLNQFLRRTDMETGQGDFWNYDFSYIPVELLSGLYEKFLTPEQQAKDGAYYTPRNLAMLAVEQALMASPDPLAETIFDGACGSGILLTTAYRRLIALCEARQGRQLGFAERGELLKRSIFGGDINFMACRVTAFSLYLSLLEGLAPADILAAQERDGTKLPSLNGSNLAHGSQRADFFRTSHTFHTRRFSLVISNPPWAEPEGESRTSADDWADRAGVPFARRQIAGAYALRALEFLSEGGRACLILPIGQFLGASSADFVAHLLKGYRPSRLINFGDLQGLLFPTAENTCHIFLGERRPDGLLSHIPFGETFDYLVPKADLSLALGRLTMQSADRHTLQTRSVAEDPQLLVAMMWGDASDLSIWTRLTLRGTFADFWRGPREFRRWVYRKGIHLHDKSREAVDPGELRKMPFVPIVALRAGSPVLHPELLAKWPEAQDTVVGLNEGVRAVFDGPRVLFPDGFSKGEQNIRAVYYDGQASFTHSIGVIAGREEDAALLQFTAAYLRSTLARYFLMMRGWKMLCERNGVHLADVETFPFFVPEDAPDPAAARDALLAVQARMAELMALPELEQASRYDELRDEFDAAVFSYFGLSGEEQTLIRESVRVLMPSVRPRSFKSLDTPAQHRASAEDFGIYAQALANALTAWRTKARGQGRFRVDVVANDPSRAGPSGIVRISYLGDSTDRPEVSASMNDELVLATLAELRKAGLCAIPSGDFLCLVPDVHLWVDGALYLVRPLTKRNWTVRKALRDAEHIVRGVQVRQSVEKGEATA encoded by the coding sequence GTGGCGGGCGCAGTGCTGAAGCAGTGGCTGGACAGGCTCGGCTATGCCGCCGAGCCTGCGGCGCTTCACGTCCGCGGTGCGGCGATCTCCGAAGCGCACCCTTATGCGTTGGAGATCAAGTCGCTGCTCAAGCCGGACGGGGCCGTTCGGGCTCAGGCGGTCTTCGTGGTGGAAGGCGTGCCAACCGTTGTCTTCATGGCGGATGACCAGCCTTTGTCGGCTTCTGCGCTCGACGATGTCCGCAAACGCATTTGGAATCAGAACCTGGCAACGGTGGTGATCGAGCTGCGCGACCGCGAAGCGGTTGCGCTTCCGGTACGAAAGCTCCAGAAGGCTGAGCAGCGTTTCAGTTTGCAAGAAGCCAGGCCGGATGGTCCGTTTTCCGCCCTCGACGTCGCCACTGCGAATCTGTCGCGAAGGCTGCCGGCTTGGTTCGACGTCAAGGCTCGGGTGGACAGCAAGCTGCTTGCGAACTTGTCGGTGACAGTGTCGAAACTTGCGGGTACTGGTTTTCGTGGCGCTGCAAAGACCAGTGACCGCAAGCGATGGGCAGAGCTGCTCATGGGGCAGGTGCTCTTCATCTCCTATCTGGAGCATCGGGAGATTGTTGGAGTGACCTATCGCGGGCGTCGCGATGTCGGTGAGCTTCATGACCTCGTTGCGCGAATGGACCGCGAGGGCGTGCGCGTGCTGGTCGATCGTCTGCGCGGAGATTTCAATGGCGATTTCCTGGGCGACGACCGGCACGATCCCTGGACCGCCCTCACAGATGACGGATTCGATTTTCTGAACCAGTTTCTGCGCCGAACCGACATGGAGACGGGGCAGGGCGATTTCTGGAATTACGATTTCAGCTACATCCCCGTCGAATTGCTCTCCGGTCTCTATGAGAAGTTTCTGACGCCAGAGCAGCAGGCCAAAGATGGCGCCTACTACACGCCCCGCAACCTGGCAATGCTGGCGGTTGAACAGGCGCTCATGGCCTCGCCCGATCCGCTGGCGGAGACGATTTTTGATGGAGCCTGCGGTTCAGGCATCCTGCTGACCACAGCCTATCGTCGCCTGATTGCACTGTGCGAGGCGCGGCAGGGGCGGCAACTCGGATTCGCCGAGCGGGGTGAGCTCCTCAAGCGCAGCATCTTTGGCGGCGACATCAATTTCATGGCGTGCCGCGTGACGGCCTTCAGCCTGTACCTATCCCTCCTTGAGGGGCTGGCCCCAGCGGACATCTTGGCGGCACAGGAGCGCGATGGAACGAAGCTGCCCTCCCTCAATGGGAGCAACCTCGCCCATGGCAGCCAACGGGCCGACTTCTTCCGGACTTCCCACACGTTCCACACGCGCCGTTTTTCATTGGTCATCTCCAATCCTCCCTGGGCAGAACCTGAGGGCGAGAGCCGAACGTCGGCGGATGACTGGGCGGATCGCGCTGGTGTTCCTTTTGCACGGCGGCAGATCGCCGGTGCCTACGCGCTGCGCGCGCTTGAATTTCTCTCGGAAGGCGGTAGAGCTTGCCTGATCCTTCCCATCGGCCAATTTCTTGGCGCCTCCAGCGCGGACTTTGTCGCTCACCTTCTCAAGGGATACCGACCGTCGCGCCTGATCAACTTTGGCGATCTGCAGGGGCTGCTGTTTCCTACGGCTGAAAACACGTGCCATATCTTCCTGGGGGAGAGACGTCCGGATGGTTTGTTGAGTCACATTCCGTTTGGGGAGACGTTCGACTATTTGGTGCCGAAAGCCGACCTTAGTCTTGCCCTCGGTCGGTTGACCATGCAGTCCGCCGATCGCCACACGCTGCAGACCCGCTCGGTTGCCGAGGATCCACAACTGCTTGTCGCCATGATGTGGGGAGATGCCAGTGACCTGTCCATCTGGACGCGGTTGACCTTGCGCGGTACGTTTGCCGATTTCTGGCGTGGGCCCCGCGAGTTTCGGCGCTGGGTATATCGAAAGGGGATCCATCTCCATGACAAGAGCCGTGAGGCTGTCGATCCCGGCGAGCTGCGCAAGATGCCATTCGTGCCCATTGTGGCGCTGCGTGCGGGATCGCCTGTTCTTCATCCCGAACTGCTAGCCAAGTGGCCTGAGGCTCAGGACACGGTCGTGGGTTTGAACGAAGGGGTGCGTGCCGTTTTCGATGGACCGCGAGTGCTTTTTCCGGATGGTTTCTCCAAGGGTGAGCAGAACATTCGCGCGGTCTACTACGATGGGCAGGCCTCCTTCACCCACAGCATCGGTGTGATCGCTGGCCGCGAGGAGGACGCTGCCCTGCTTCAGTTCACTGCGGCGTATCTGCGCTCGACGCTCGCCCGCTACTTTCTCATGATGCGTGGCTGGAAGATGCTGTGCGAACGCAACGGCGTGCATCTGGCTGACGTCGAAACCTTCCCGTTCTTTGTGCCAGAGGATGCGCCGGATCCGGCGGCGGCACGGGACGCGCTCTTGGCGGTTCAGGCTCGCATGGCGGAACTGATGGCCTTGCCCGAACTTGAGCAAGCATCCCGCTACGACGAGTTGCGTGACGAGTTTGACGCGGCGGTTTTTTCCTATTTCGGACTCTCCGGTGAAGAGCAGACGCTGATCCGTGAATCGGTTCGCGTCCTCATGCCCTCTGTGCGGCCGCGCAGTTTCAAAAGTTTGGATACCCCAGCTCAGCATAGGGCCAGCGCCGAGGACTTCGGCATCTATGCGCAGGCACTCGCCAATGCCTTGACTGCGTGGAGAACGAAGGCACGCGGCCAAGGCCGATTCCGTGTCGATGTGGTTGCGAACGATCCGAGTCGCGCTGGGCCGTCAGGCATCGTGCGGATTTCGTATCTGGGAGATTCCACTGACAGGCCCGAGGTCAGCGCGTCGATGAATGACGAGTTGGTGCTTGCGACACTCGCCGAGTTGAGAAAAGCGGGGCTTTGCGCGATTCCATCGGGAGACTTCCTCTGCCTGGTGCCGGATGTGCATCTCTGGGTTGATGGCGCGCTGTACCTTGTGCGGCCGCTAACCAAGCGCAACTGGACAGTGCGAAAGGCTCTTCGAGATGCCGAGCATATCGTCCGTGGTGTGCAAGTGCGCCAATCCGTCGAGAAGGGGGAGGCGACGGCATGA
- a CDS encoding AraC family transcriptional regulator, translated as MIRDPSEALGLDLVTSSHRRVATREGVQLMHWSTRLANPIDLSVLDDSGFIHFSYVLLGESLAVLNGMKGQGVGRRIDERQVHAASGNIAFGPDQCWRFHQHGVYESVGVMVRHDAFEELMGDAEPTLRRALSNGLCFETGLRGTELHATAQALAHAMRYRPGDGESSGDRHPLWLQAQGLTLVSLLLEARADIGGTGALDRADQMRLARARAHLLSDLSQPPLILDVARENGLSPAKLKRGFRALYGFSVYGLFQHERMNEARRRLLRDDTSVSAVACDLGYSNMSHFSAAFRKQFGVNPGEARRRGR; from the coding sequence ATGATCAGAGACCCCAGCGAAGCCTTGGGGCTGGACCTTGTTACGTCCAGTCATCGGCGGGTGGCGACGCGAGAGGGCGTGCAGCTGATGCACTGGTCCACGCGTCTGGCCAACCCGATCGATCTCAGCGTGCTCGATGACAGCGGGTTCATCCATTTCAGCTACGTATTGCTGGGCGAATCCCTCGCGGTGCTGAACGGCATGAAGGGGCAAGGTGTCGGCCGGCGGATCGACGAGCGTCAGGTTCACGCGGCCAGTGGCAACATCGCTTTTGGCCCCGATCAGTGCTGGCGATTTCACCAGCACGGTGTCTATGAGAGCGTTGGCGTCATGGTGCGACATGACGCATTCGAGGAACTGATGGGCGACGCCGAACCGACGCTGCGTCGTGCGCTATCAAATGGACTGTGTTTTGAGACCGGGCTCCGCGGCACGGAATTGCATGCCACGGCCCAAGCATTGGCGCACGCGATGCGGTACCGTCCGGGCGACGGCGAATCGTCAGGGGACCGGCACCCCTTGTGGCTGCAGGCACAAGGACTGACGCTGGTGAGCCTGCTTTTGGAGGCGCGGGCGGATATAGGTGGCACAGGCGCATTGGACCGAGCAGATCAAATGCGTCTGGCCCGTGCGCGCGCGCATCTCCTGTCCGATCTGTCGCAGCCTCCGCTGATCCTGGATGTGGCGCGCGAGAACGGGCTGAGCCCGGCGAAACTGAAGCGCGGGTTTCGCGCGCTGTACGGCTTCAGTGTGTACGGCCTGTTCCAGCATGAGCGCATGAACGAGGCGCGGCGCCGCCTGCTGAGGGACGATACCAGTGTGTCGGCAGTGGCGTGCGATCTGGGCTACTCGAACATGAGCCACTTCTCAGCGGCATTTCGCAAGCAGTTCGGCGTCAATCCGGGAGAGGCCAGACGGCGCGGCCGATGA